A genomic region of Papaver somniferum cultivar HN1 chromosome 7, ASM357369v1, whole genome shotgun sequence contains the following coding sequences:
- the LOC113297862 gene encoding trimethylguanosine synthase-like isoform X1, translating to MGKAGRISRGRKMRRRIKIKQLVKSTATIGLDSMIISPVVKKYWFQRYNLFSLYDEGIQMDEEGWYSVTPEEIAIKHAEKAAATAAGGGGVIIDCFSGVGGNSIQFAKKCSNVIAIDIDPQKVALANSNAKIYGVEEYIDFVVGDFFQLASSLKGDVVFLSPPWGGPTYTTVEKFTLDLLQPKDGYSIFQAAQKITPNIIMFLPRNVNLHQVEELSWLSSPPLNLQIEENYVEGRLKGITAYFGDTASTSTELWKSDEPDAKRLMVTKGSRPPLDHSGDGFKARTPNPIDGAEVVKSISESAGTNLVKPSYGVTNTSNHTLCGNADINAFLDFQGADLSKERRTAVYKSLREGVPVLGSSRSCRLVQDDDRIGMRPHSLIGCCQERRGSCHSNTQSSESNPRHALCRGGRGSDFI from the exons ATGGGAAAAGCAGGGCGAATCAGTCGTGGAAGAAAAATGAGAAGGCGTATCAAAATCAAACAGCTAG TGAAGTCGACGGCTACGATCGGATTAGATAGCATGATCATAAGTCCAGTTGTAAAGAAGTATTGGTTTCAAAGATATAATTTGTTTTCGTTGTATGATGAGGGTATTCAAATGGATGAAGAAGGATGGTATTCAGTAACTCCTGAAGAGATTGCTATTAAACATGCTGAAAaagctgctgctactgctgctggtggtggtggtgtcatTATTGATTGTTTCTCTGGTGTTGGTGGTAATTCCATTCAATTTGCAAAAAA GTGTTCCAACGTTATTGCCATTGATATTGATCCTCAAAAAGTTGCATTAGCTAATAGTAATGCAAAGATATATGGAGTTGAGGAATATATTGATTTTGTTGTTGGAGATTTTTTTCAACTTGCTTCATCCCTTAAG GGAGATGTGGTGTTCCTTTCCCCACCATGGGGTGGTCCAACTTATACTACTGTTGAGAAATTTACCCTTGATCTACTGCAGCCAAAAGATGG GTACTCAATATTCCAAGCAGCTCAGAAGATAACACCTAATATCATAATGTTTCTACCTCGTAATGTGAATCTACATCAAGTGGAGGAGCTATCTTGGTTATCATCTCCACCGCTTAATCTTCAG ATTGAAGAGAACTACGTAGAAGGGCGTTTAAAGGGTATAACTGCTTACTTTGGCGATACTGCATCCACGAGCACCGAGTTATG GAAGTCAGACGAACCTGATGCAAAGCGTCTAATGGTCACTAAGGGTTCTCGACCCCCTTTGGATCATTCTGGTGATGGTTTCAAGGCTAGGACACCTAATCCCATTGATGGAGCAGAGGTTGTAAAGTCCATATCAGAAAGCGCAGGGACAAATCTTGTCAAACCTTCCTATGGAGTGACAAACACCTCCAACCACACTTTGTGTGGGAATGCCGACATTAACGCGTTTCTTGACTTTCAAGGCGCTGATTTAAGCAAGGAGCGCCGAACTGCTGTGTATAAGTCATTACGTGAAGGTGTACCAGTTTTGGGTTCATCCAGATCTTGCAGACTTGTACAAGATGATGATCGTATTGGCATGCGGCCACATTCCCTCATTGGCTGTTGTCAAGAGCGCAGAGGTTCTTGTCATTCTAACACACAATCTTCTGAAAGTAATCCGCGACATGCGTTATGCAGAGGAGGCAGGGGTAGTGACTTTATCTGA
- the LOC113297862 gene encoding trimethylguanosine synthase-like isoform X2, protein MGKAGRISRGRKMRRRIKIKQLVKSTATIGLDSMIISPVVKKYWFQRYNLFSLYDEGIQMDEEGWYSVTPEEIAIKHAEKAAATAAGGGGVIIDCFSGVGGNSIQFAKKCSNVIAIDIDPQKVALANSNAKIYGVEEYIDFVVGDFFQLASSLKGDVVFLSPPWGGPTYTTVEKFTLDLLQPKDGYSIFQAAQKITPNIIMFLPRNVNLHQVEELSWLSSPPLNLQIEENYVEGRLKGITAYFGDTASTSTELCQTNLMQSV, encoded by the exons ATGGGAAAAGCAGGGCGAATCAGTCGTGGAAGAAAAATGAGAAGGCGTATCAAAATCAAACAGCTAG TGAAGTCGACGGCTACGATCGGATTAGATAGCATGATCATAAGTCCAGTTGTAAAGAAGTATTGGTTTCAAAGATATAATTTGTTTTCGTTGTATGATGAGGGTATTCAAATGGATGAAGAAGGATGGTATTCAGTAACTCCTGAAGAGATTGCTATTAAACATGCTGAAAaagctgctgctactgctgctggtggtggtggtgtcatTATTGATTGTTTCTCTGGTGTTGGTGGTAATTCCATTCAATTTGCAAAAAA GTGTTCCAACGTTATTGCCATTGATATTGATCCTCAAAAAGTTGCATTAGCTAATAGTAATGCAAAGATATATGGAGTTGAGGAATATATTGATTTTGTTGTTGGAGATTTTTTTCAACTTGCTTCATCCCTTAAG GGAGATGTGGTGTTCCTTTCCCCACCATGGGGTGGTCCAACTTATACTACTGTTGAGAAATTTACCCTTGATCTACTGCAGCCAAAAGATGG GTACTCAATATTCCAAGCAGCTCAGAAGATAACACCTAATATCATAATGTTTCTACCTCGTAATGTGAATCTACATCAAGTGGAGGAGCTATCTTGGTTATCATCTCCACCGCTTAATCTTCAG ATTGAAGAGAACTACGTAGAAGGGCGTTTAAAGGGTATAACTGCTTACTTTGGCGATACTGCATCCACGAGCACCGAGTTATG TCAGACGAACCTGATGCAAAGCGTCTAA